AAAAATCGGTAGGGCTGATCGGAACTGCAGATCACCTGTCTGTACGATATGGATATTCCACGACCAGACAATTTCAACGAAACCTATCTCTACGAAGGTGTGTGCCACAATTGCTATGGTGCATAGGAACTGCTGATTGATTTTATGCAGAGTTGATGGAATGCGATCTGGCCGCTATCATCCGCTCGGGACAGCCCCTGACCGACGCACATTTTCAATCTTTCATCTACCAGATTTTGTGTGGACTCAAGTATATCCATTCCGCCAATGTCCTGCACCGAGATCTGAAGCCTGGTAACTTGCTGGTCAACGCGGACTGCGAGCTCAAGATCTGCGATTTCGGTTTGGCCCGTGGTTTTTCGATCGACCCCGAGGAGAACGCCGGCTACATGACCGAATATGTTGCGACCCGGTGGTATCGTGCTCCCGAGATAATGCTGAGCTTCCAGAGCTACACCAAAGCTAGTATGTCATACCTGATTTTGGTTGCAATTAGAGCGCCGATATGCTGACGACTATAGTCGACGTGTGGTCTGTAGGATGCATCCTGGCCGAGCTGCTCGGCGGCCGTCCTTTCTTCAAAGGCCGGGACTACGTCGACCAGCTCAACCAGATCCTGCACTACCTGGGTACCCCCAATGAGGAGACCCTGAGCCGCATTGGATCTCCTCGTGCGCAGGAATATGTCCGCAACCTGCCGTTCATGCCCAAGATCCCCTTCCAGCGTTTGTTCCCCAACGCCAACCCCGACGCACTCGATCTGCTCGACCGCATGCTGGCCTTCGACCCGGCGTCGCGTATATCGGTCGAGGAAGCGCTGGAGCACCCGTACCTGCACATCTGGCACGACGCCTCCGACGAGCCCACCTGCCCGACGACATTCGACTTCCACTTCGAGGTCGTCGACGACGTGCAGGAGATGCGCAAGATGATTTACGACGAAGTGGTGCGCTTCCGCAACCTCGTCCGGCAGCAGTCCCAGGCGCAGGCCGCCGCTGCCgcgcagcaacagcaacagcagattGCTCAGCAGACCAACGTTCCCATCCCTGACCACCAGCAGGGAGGCTGGAAGCAGGAGGAGCCCAAGCCTCAGGAGGTGCACGCCGCGGGCGGCCATGTGAACGATCTGGAATCGTCATTGCAGCGGGGGATGGATGTCCAATAGACGTTGACTTTCGTATGAAGCTTGGAGGATGTCTCGGTATCATGTCCATTGCCCACTGTTCATAAACGTAGTATATCATCACCACTTCATCTATACCTCATGTTTAGGCACTACCGGTTGACATCACCTAGCAGAACATGTATCTAGCAAAATAGTAGCCATCCCTGATGTCGATGAAGCTGAATTATGTCCATACCCTGTGCCCAATGTAATGCAGATACATGACCAGACATTACCTCAAAGTCAAAATCTCAAGCTCAGCACACAATAAAGTACATACATGATCCATCCAATTCAACCGAGACTCTTTAAAAGAAAACATGCATCAATCGTTATCATCCAATCGTAACCAACCATGTACCTTCTTCATAATAAccatccattctcatccTACCCTACCTCATGATATCTTCAATATAGGGCGACAGCTTATAGACCAAAACTATATTCCCAAACGTACCCCGTAAGCAGAACTTTAAGAAATCTAATGATAATACCCCCTCCACCAAACAGCCATGCAGGCCGCAACCACCAAATCCAACATCTTGATCCCCTCGTCTTCGACGATCAGTTTGCCTAGTTTAGCGCTTTTACCACGCATGCCTCCGCCTGCTGGTTCGCGCGCGAGCGAAAAGTCGAGACGGTCGGGGTCATCTGCAGCGccgctgctggtgctgcttgAGGAGGGTTTGCGGGTGTGGATTTGTTTTTGCCGGGGGGTGTGGCCGGGTATGCCTGAGACGGACGAGGTGCTCCCGCTGGTGCCGGAGTGGGAGCGAGGTCTGGTGTAGGTGGTTGGGTTGAGGAGGTGGGCGAAAGAGTTGCGTTTGGGGGCGGGGTGACCCTGACCGTGTCCGTGTGGGTGGGATGTTTGGCTCGGGGAGGAAGAGTGGCCTGGGGTGTCGGAGGAGGTCTGGCTGAGGGTGAAGGGGGAGATGTGGGCGGAGTTGGACggatggtggtgatggccCGCTTGGAAAGGGGTGTTGAAGCGGATTTCTGCGACAGTCACGGCTGGCGCTGCAGGGGTGGAAGCGTTCGTTCCATGGCCTGGGTATGAGGGCGTGGGGATCATGTGCTTGCATTTGAGACTGCGGCCGTTGACGCTAGTGGAGAAAGTGCAGATGCCGTTCCAGGGGGAGGTGAATGTGTAGTAGCCGCTTTTGAGCTTGGAGTGGGCTTGTGTATGTGGCCGGGTCGGACTGCCAGTAAAGGTGTCCAGTGAGGATCTGCTGGTAGGTAAATCTAGGGAGCCTCGCGAGTCGTCCCAGTGATTATATGGCCGCGATACGCAGAGTTGGCGGCGGAATTTGCGTGGCAGTGACGAATCCGGGGTCCGTGTTTCAGGATGCGACTGTGTAGGAAATTTGAGTGTGGAGGAGGGCAGAGCCTGTGCATCTGACGGGAGATTGATGCCCAGGCTCTGCAGGGAAAATGGCTCGTCCTGGGCTAGGAACCGGTTATACCCCGGTGTCGACACCTCGATGTCGACGGCGGTGCTGTCCGCCT
The Aspergillus fumigatus Af293 chromosome 4, whole genome shotgun sequence DNA segment above includes these coding regions:
- the mpkA gene encoding mitogen-activated serine/threonine-protein kinase SLT2; the protein is MSDLQGRKVFKVFNQDFIVDERYNVTKELGQGAYGIVCAATNVHTGEGVAIKKVTNVFSKKILAKRALREIKLLQHFRGHRNITCLYDMDIPRPDNFNETYLYEELMECDLAAIIRSGQPLTDAHFQSFIYQILCGLKYIHSANVLHRDLKPGNLLVNADCELKICDFGLARGFSIDPEENAGYMTEYVATRWYRAPEIMLSFQSYTKAIDVWSVGCILAELLGGRPFFKGRDYVDQLNQILHYLGTPNEETLSRIGSPRAQEYVRNLPFMPKIPFQRLFPNANPDALDLLDRMLAFDPASRISVEEALEHPYLHIWHDASDEPTCPTTFDFHFEVVDDVQEMRKMIYDEVVRFRNLVRQQSQAQAAAAAQQQQQQIAQQTNVPIPDHQQGGWKQEEPKPQEVHAAGGHVNDLESSLQRGMDVQ